One Deltaproteobacteria bacterium genomic window carries:
- a CDS encoding HlyD family type I secretion periplasmic adaptor subunit, with protein MSESEKKSKSHGLFHRMPAEDIDFAADIRTSIMAQSPRGGRAILYGAIALFVALTAWAAISEVEQTTRGQGKVVPASQIQTVQNMEGGILSEVLIKVGDTVVKDQLLLRIDATRFSSSFQQTRGKYLSNKAKAARLQAETSGTLFRVPAEVMSEMPEIGRREQELYDSRKTELRSSMEIKQQQINQRTSELKELHSKLAELTKTYAIFQQELKLTKPLVSQGAVSEMEVLRLERQASEMLGEMEVIKQSIPRAQSKIEESHMAYKELQLAFFNKAKIELNEVSSQLSEDSASSIALKDRLNRTLVRSPCNGTINRILINTVGGVIQPGMNLVEIVPTEGTLLVETKIKPSDIAFLRPNQKASVKFTAYDYTIYGGLEARLEQISADSITDDKKESYYLVMLRTDKNYLGPKDNPLPIIPGMITTVDILTGKKTILSYLLKPVLKAKYMALRER; from the coding sequence TTGTCTGAATCAGAAAAGAAATCAAAATCCCATGGTTTATTCCACCGCATGCCGGCCGAGGACATTGACTTCGCCGCGGATATCCGGACGTCCATCATGGCTCAATCACCCCGGGGAGGCAGGGCGATTCTTTATGGAGCCATTGCTCTTTTTGTCGCCTTAACCGCCTGGGCTGCCATTTCGGAAGTTGAACAAACCACCCGGGGACAGGGCAAGGTCGTTCCGGCCAGCCAGATTCAGACCGTGCAGAATATGGAGGGAGGGATTCTCTCGGAGGTGCTGATCAAGGTCGGCGATACGGTTGTAAAAGATCAACTGCTGCTGAGGATCGATGCCACCAGATTTTCATCGTCTTTTCAGCAGACTCGTGGTAAGTATCTTTCCAATAAGGCCAAAGCGGCCCGCCTGCAGGCGGAAACCTCGGGCACGCTGTTTAGAGTTCCGGCTGAGGTAATGTCGGAAATGCCTGAAATCGGCCGCCGTGAGCAGGAGTTGTACGATTCCCGGAAAACGGAACTCCGCTCGAGCATGGAGATCAAGCAACAGCAGATTAACCAGCGGACCAGTGAGTTGAAAGAGCTGCATTCCAAACTGGCGGAACTGACCAAGACCTATGCCATTTTTCAGCAGGAATTGAAGCTGACCAAACCATTAGTAAGCCAGGGCGCCGTCTCGGAGATGGAAGTGCTGCGCCTGGAACGTCAGGCCAGTGAAATGTTGGGTGAAATGGAGGTAATCAAGCAGTCAATACCCCGGGCGCAGTCCAAGATTGAAGAGAGCCACATGGCGTATAAAGAACTGCAACTCGCTTTTTTCAATAAAGCCAAAATCGAGTTGAATGAAGTCTCCTCTCAACTGTCCGAAGACTCGGCGAGCTCCATTGCCTTGAAGGACCGGCTTAATAGAACCTTGGTGCGATCTCCCTGCAATGGCACGATCAATCGTATCCTCATTAACACGGTCGGTGGTGTTATCCAGCCCGGCATGAACCTCGTGGAGATCGTTCCTACCGAAGGTACGCTGCTTGTCGAGACCAAGATCAAGCCCTCAGATATTGCTTTCTTAAGACCCAATCAGAAGGCCAGTGTGAAATTTACCGCCTATGATTATACCATCTATGGCGGTCTGGAGGCGCGCTTGGAGCAGATCAGCGCCGATAGCATTACCGATGACAAGAAAGAGAGCTATTATCTGGTCATGTTACGTACGGATAAGAACTATCTCGGTCCTAAAGATAATCCTTTGCCGATAATTCCAGGAATGATAACAACTGTTGACATCCTGACCGGGAAAAAAACGATTCTTTCTTATCTGTTGAAGCCGGTACTCAAAGCCAAATACATGGCATTAAGAGAGAGGTGA